In Weissella tructae, the DNA window ATGAAACAGATTCTTTGCTAGATGACGCAACCGCTGAACCAACTGTGGCTGTACCAGAAGCAACTGAAGAAGTGGCCATGACATTGGATTTGCCAGGTCTTGATGTAGAAAAGGAGGATCACGATGTCTAATTCAAGTCATATTGAAGAATTAAGTCTTGAAACCGTGATGGGTGACCGTTTCGGTCGTTATTCAAAATACATTATTCAAGAACGTGCTTTGCCAGACATTCGTGATGGTCTAAAGCCAGTACAACGTCGTATCTTGTACGCGATGCATAAAGACGGGAATACCTTTGATAAGCAATTCCGTAAGTCTGCCAAGTCTGTTGGTAACGTAATGGGTAATTTCCACCCCCACGGTGACTCATCTATCTATGAGGCCATGGTACGTATGTCACAAGACTGGAAGCTACGTGCGCCTTTGATTGAGATGCACGGAAACAATGGGTCTATTGACAATGATCCGCCCGCTGCGATGCGTTATACAGAAGCGCGTCTATCAAAGTTGGCTGGGGAAATGCTACGAGATTTGGATAAAGAGACGGTAGACATGGTCTTGAACTTCGATGATACGGAGTATGAACCAACTGTTTTGCCAGCTCATTTCCCAAATCTATTGGTGAATGGGGCAACCGGTATCTCAGCCGGTTATGCGACCGAAATTCCACCGCATAACTTAGGTGAAGTGATTGATGCGTTGGTGCACTTGATTGGGCATCCCAATGCTTCTTTGACTGACTTGATGGATTACATCAAAGGACCTGACTTCCCAACGGGAGCGATTATTCAAGGCTTAGACGGTATCAAGTCGGCTTATGAAGATGGTCGTGGTCGTATTATTGTCCGTTCACGAACAAACATTAAGCCACTTAAGGGTGGTAAGTCACAAATTGAAGTGACTGAAATTCCGTATGAAGTGAATAAGTCAGCCTTAGTAAAGAAGCTAGACGAAATTCGTTTGAATAAAGACGTGGCTGGTATTACGGAAGTCCGTGATGAATCAGACCGTGAAGGGTTATCAATTGTTATTGAATTAGGGAAGGAAGCCAACGTTGATGGTATCTTGACTTACTTATTCAAGAAGACTGATTTACAAGTCACGTATAACTTCAACATGGTGGCAATTCATAACCAACGTCCAGAACGTGTGGGTCTAAAGCAAGCCTTAGTGGCTTTCTTAGAACATCAAGTTGAAATTATTACCAAGCGTACCGAATATGACCTAAAGAAGGCCTTGAACCGACAACACATTGTCACTGGTCTGATTAAGATGATGTCTATTCTAGATCAAGTGATTGCGACTATTCGTGGTTCTAAGGATCGTAAGGATGCTAAGAACAACTTGGTACAAACATTTGATTTCACCGAAGTACAAGCAGAAGCGATTGTAACGATGCAATTGTACCGTTTGACAAATACTGACGTGACACAATTAGAAGCGGAAAATACAGAACTAAGTGAAAAGATTCAACACTTTAACTTGGTGCTATCTGATCCTAAGGCCCTACGTAAGGTCTTACGTGATGAATTGAAGGCCATTAAGAAGGAATATGCCACACCACGTTTGTCAACGATTGAAGCTGAAGTTGAAGAACTAAAGATTGATCAAAACGTGACGGTGGTAACGGAAGACGTGATGCTACTTGTTTCAAAGGGTGGTTACGTTAAGCGTTCATCTATTCGTTCCTATAATGCGTCAGGGGATGATAACGGACTACGTGAAGATGACGATGTTGTCTTCATGCAAGAAGTGAATACACTTCAACATGTCTTCATGATTACTGACCGTGGAAATGTGATTTATCGTCCGGTGCATGAAATCG includes these proteins:
- the parC gene encoding DNA topoisomerase IV subunit A, encoding MSNSSHIEELSLETVMGDRFGRYSKYIIQERALPDIRDGLKPVQRRILYAMHKDGNTFDKQFRKSAKSVGNVMGNFHPHGDSSIYEAMVRMSQDWKLRAPLIEMHGNNGSIDNDPPAAMRYTEARLSKLAGEMLRDLDKETVDMVLNFDDTEYEPTVLPAHFPNLLVNGATGISAGYATEIPPHNLGEVIDALVHLIGHPNASLTDLMDYIKGPDFPTGAIIQGLDGIKSAYEDGRGRIIVRSRTNIKPLKGGKSQIEVTEIPYEVNKSALVKKLDEIRLNKDVAGITEVRDESDREGLSIVIELGKEANVDGILTYLFKKTDLQVTYNFNMVAIHNQRPERVGLKQALVAFLEHQVEIITKRTEYDLKKALNRQHIVTGLIKMMSILDQVIATIRGSKDRKDAKNNLVQTFDFTEVQAEAIVTMQLYRLTNTDVTQLEAENTELSEKIQHFNLVLSDPKALRKVLRDELKAIKKEYATPRLSTIEAEVEELKIDQNVTVVTEDVMLLVSKGGYVKRSSIRSYNASGDDNGLREDDDVVFMQEVNTLQHVFMITDRGNVIYRPVHEIAEMRWKEPGEHLSQTITGLNPDELIIAVKVVADVVNLPGEWLVATQSGLIKRTQFADLAPRSNYRKKATPVIKLKTDTDSVVGLQWFNPNEHTASTIVLTSYQGNGLRYDLSEVPTTGARTAGVKAMSLEAEDDMITGMGIVSESDTQALALITNRGAFKWMAIDELPTTSRARKGVAIMRELKKEPHRVVASAVLDQKAPNPLTIVTGMDKVFTINPLDYPLNQRYSNGSFVIDAAVDGAPVMMDIMVNVPVLKA